One genomic window of Pseudomonas aeruginosa includes the following:
- a CDS encoding formate dehydrogenase subunit gamma, with product MKNEIQRYNANERSNHWAVAILFFMAGLSGLALFHPALFWLTNLFGGGPWTRILHPFLGLAMFVFFLGLVVRFAHHNRVQKSDIQWLKQWRDVVSNREENLPEVGRYNAGQKLLFWVLLLSMLTLLVTGIVIWRQYFSAWFGIEAIRLSALLHAFAAFVLIASIIVHIYAGIWVKGSMGAMLYGKVSRAWARKHHNGWLKEVGKGEEH from the coding sequence ATGAAAAATGAAATCCAGCGCTACAACGCCAACGAGCGCAGCAACCACTGGGCCGTGGCGATCCTGTTCTTCATGGCCGGGTTGTCCGGGCTGGCGCTGTTCCACCCGGCGCTGTTCTGGCTGACCAACCTGTTCGGCGGCGGTCCCTGGACGCGTATCCTGCACCCCTTCCTGGGGCTGGCGATGTTCGTCTTCTTCCTCGGCCTGGTGGTGCGCTTCGCCCACCACAACCGGGTGCAGAAGAGCGATATCCAGTGGCTCAAGCAGTGGCGCGACGTGGTCAGCAACCGCGAGGAGAACCTCCCGGAAGTCGGCCGCTACAACGCCGGGCAGAAGCTGTTGTTCTGGGTGCTGCTGCTGAGCATGCTGACCCTGCTGGTCACCGGCATCGTGATCTGGCGCCAGTACTTCAGCGCCTGGTTCGGCATCGAGGCGATCCGCCTGTCGGCGCTCCTGCACGCCTTCGCCGCCTTCGTCCTGATCGCCAGCATCATCGTGCATATCTACGCCGGCATCTGGGTCAAGGGCTCGATGGGCGCGATGCTCTACGGCAAGGTCAGCCGCGCCTGGGCGCGCAAGCACCATAACGGCTGGCTGAAGGAAGTCGGCAAGGGCGAGGAGCACTGA
- the fdxH gene encoding formate dehydrogenase subunit beta, protein MSSQDIHARSATTTPMPSVRNQEEVAKLIDVSKCIGCKACQVACSEWNELRDEVGHNHGTYDNPMDLTADSWTVMRFTEHENEAGNLEWLIRKDGCMHCAEPGCLKACPSPGAIVKYANGIVDFNQDKCIGCGYCITGCPFDIPRISQKDHKAYKCSLCSDRVSVGMEPACVKTCPTGAIVFGSKVDMKEHAAERIVDLKSRGYENAGLYDPEGVGGTHVMYVLHHADKPSLYAGLADQPSVSPLVSLWKGVTKPLALLAMGATVLAGFFHYVRVGPNRADDEEDHGQAEAPVHQVDPSVHTFDPHERR, encoded by the coding sequence ATGAGTAGTCAGGACATCCACGCCCGCTCCGCGACCACCACGCCGATGCCCTCGGTGCGGAACCAGGAGGAAGTGGCGAAACTGATCGACGTGTCCAAGTGCATCGGTTGCAAGGCCTGCCAGGTCGCCTGCTCGGAATGGAACGAGCTGCGCGACGAGGTCGGCCACAACCACGGCACCTACGACAACCCCATGGACCTGACGGCCGACTCGTGGACGGTGATGCGTTTCACCGAGCACGAGAACGAGGCCGGTAACCTCGAGTGGCTGATCCGCAAGGATGGTTGCATGCACTGCGCCGAGCCGGGCTGCCTGAAGGCCTGCCCGAGCCCGGGGGCGATCGTGAAGTACGCCAACGGCATCGTCGACTTCAACCAGGACAAGTGCATCGGTTGCGGCTACTGCATCACCGGTTGCCCGTTCGACATCCCACGGATCTCGCAGAAGGACCACAAGGCCTACAAGTGCAGCCTGTGTTCCGACCGCGTCTCGGTGGGCATGGAGCCGGCCTGCGTGAAGACCTGCCCGACCGGCGCCATCGTCTTCGGCAGCAAGGTGGACATGAAGGAACACGCCGCCGAACGCATCGTCGACCTGAAGAGCCGCGGTTACGAGAACGCCGGCCTGTACGACCCCGAAGGGGTGGGCGGCACCCACGTGATGTACGTGCTGCACCACGCCGACAAGCCGTCGCTCTATGCCGGCCTGGCCGACCAGCCGAGCGTCAGCCCGCTGGTCAGCCTGTGGAAGGGCGTGACCAAGCCGCTGGCGCTGCTGGCCATGGGCGCCACGGTGCTCGCCGGGTTCTTCCACTATGTGCGCGTCGGTCCCAACCGCGCGGACGACGAGGAAGACCACGGGCAAGCCGAGGCACCGGTGCACCAGGTCGATCCGTCGGTACACACCTTTGACCCGCACGAGCGTCGTTGA